The Saccharomyces eubayanus strain FM1318 chromosome IV, whole genome shotgun sequence genome contains the following window.
CTGAGATTCAGATGCTATACCCCCACCCCCTTTCTTGGACCCAACACCCTCTGCATGCTCCATCTTGATTGTGTAAATGTAGGATGGtatattatcaatattcTAGTTACAGTTTTGGTGCAGATATttagtctttttcttctatcacaatctttcatttttttattgaaatggGTGGCATCTAGAACATTTCACCCGGTACAAGTAAAATAGACAAAGAACTTGATTAACCGATCGACCGCTCttttataataaaaagaagaacgaaACTATTTGCTGTATTTTATATATCGATATATTTTTGGTGCATCTATATAACTGAAACCGCATTCCATTTACAAATTGCCTGGATGTTCATCTGATGTAATGACGTATAACCCTTTATCCTTCTCCCGACAGTCAAATTTCTTAGTTTTCAAATCGTTCCATTTCTTATGGGGAATTGCCCAACCACATCTCTGTGCTACCATAGCTGCAATATCATCACAATACCCCAAGAGCGATAGATCGAATTCTGCGTGCTTGACAGGATCGCGGTTGATCAAGACCTGGGGCACGTGCGCTGGGATCATATTAACAATTTCGGATACTGGCGCCACTTTCAAACTTGTCCCAATGCAAATCAATAAATCGCATTGCAAAATATCTTCACGGATGCTCTTGTGAAATTTGTTTGGCAAAGCTTCTCCAAAAAACGTGATATCGGGCTTCAGGACACCATATGAGTTTAGTATATACGAGGGCCTTGCTAGGGCAGAATCTTGCGTTCCTGTCCCACTAATTTTATTGGAATCGGAGGTACTGTTATATCCTTCTGGGAAGTATTCTCTCCTTTTCTTATAGCAATACGGGCATAATGGAAGCTCGAGGTTTCtaattttattgaaaattctCTCGCCAGGTAGATTCCAATGACAAGTAACACATGTGGCAGTGGCAAAAGAACCATGACATTGGACCAATCTATCAGCATTTATACCCGCGTAAGATTCCAAGTTGTCAATGTTTTGAGTATAATTCCTCAGTAATTTCCCCTTTGTTTGTAGCATCTTAATAAAGCTATGTAAGGGAGAATAAATGTTTTCTGGAGGTAGAACCATATTTGCAATGTTATAAAAAATGGAAGGATCATGCATAAATATATTGTAGTTGAAAACATCTTGAGGATCATCGAGCCCCAGATGCTTGATTTTCGAATAGAACCCTTCAGAAGATCTAAAGTCAGGGATCCCCAATGAAGTAGAAACACCTGCACCTGTCAGGACTAAAATTCTTTTAGCGGTatgtaatttttgaataaaatgatcaatagtgaaaaaattggaCAATCTCAATCTTGTACATAAGACTTTATTAATGGCTCTTTGTAAATCTTTGATTAGACGAActgtttgcttttttgcTAAGGGATCTTCAACATTGGTAGCGGATATTGTATTTTCTGAATCCTGTATATTTTCCGGTGTGCTTGTATGAACAATAGTGTTGATGTTCCTTATTAGGGCTTGATCTTTGACTTCGAAACCCAGCAACTTGATCAAATAGTAAACGTATAAAGAGTTCAACTCTTCGGGCAAATAAGTGTCTAAGAATTCATGTGCACCGTAGTATTTTAGAAACATTCTAGCATTCAGTGACTCTCGTTTAGTAAAGGACGGTCCATAGAAAACGCCGGTCGATGTGT
Protein-coding sequences here:
- the SIR2 gene encoding NAD-dependent histone deacetylase SIR2: MTIPHMNHAVSKNSKNKVSNTVSSTQDQNAVKKQPDEVVDSGEPLPKKLKVPLAGFSMASNKADNREYAQAAVGQVASMELKPASDMDPTAVSAASAASMSNEVLKPETPQGPIIIGKNTSTGVFYGPSFTKRESLNARMFLKYYGAHEFLDTYLPEELNSLYVYYLIKLLGFEVKDQALIRNINTIVHTSTPENIQDSENTISATNVEDPLAKKQTVRLIKDLQRAINKVLCTRLRLSNFFTIDHFIQKLHTAKRILVLTGAGVSTSLGIPDFRSSEGFYSKIKHLGLDDPQDVFNYNIFMHDPSIFYNIANMVLPPENIYSPLHSFIKMLQTKGKLLRNYTQNIDNLESYAGINADRLVQCHGSFATATCVTCHWNLPGERIFNKIRNLELPLCPYCYKKRREYFPEGYNSTSDSNKISGTGTQDSALARPSYILNSYGVLKPDITFFGEALPNKFHKSIREDILQCDLLICIGTSLKVAPVSEIVNMIPAHVPQVLINRDPVKHAEFDLSLLGYCDDIAAMVAQRCGWAIPHKKWNDLKTKKFDCREKDKGLYVITSDEHPGNL